The Cloacibacterium sp. TD35 region TCATTAAATAAATTTGCTGCTAAATTATAGAAATTATTGGCTTGCCCCAATTGATCAAGAGCGATGTTAATGACCGCAATATCTTCTTCCAAGTACGGACCTTTTCCGCACCATTCTGCCAATCTTTGCCCCATTATCAGGGAATCATCTGCGAGTTTTAGGAGGTAGTTTTTCATTTTTTTAGAATCAAAAAATAAGAACCAAGAACCAAGATAAAAAGTCTTACATCTTGATACTTGAATCTAATTGTCTGTTTTACATATTCTTCACATCATTAGGAATTTGGTAAAAAGTAGGATGACGATAGAGTTTATCATCTGCAGGATCAAAGAATGCTTCTTTGTCTATCCCTTCACTTGTTACCACATATTTGCTGGGAACTACCCAAATAGAAGTTCCTTCTCCGCGTCTTGTATAAACGTCTCTAGCGTTTTGAAGTGCCAGTTCTGCAGTTGGCGCTTGAACCGTTCCTGCGTGTTTATGAGAAAGTCCTGGTTTGGTTTGGATAAAAACTTCCCACATATCTAAATTGCTCATATATTTTAGGTTGAGATTAAGGTTGAGTTTGAGTAGAATTTTCAGAAACTTTTGCAGCATACGTAATTGCAGCTTCTTTTACCCAAGCGTTTTCTGCTTGTGCTTTTCTTTTGGTTTCGAGGCGTTTTTTATTGCACGGTCCGTTTCCTTTTAAGATTTCATTAAATTCATCCCAAGGTAAATCGCCAAAATCATAGTGCTGTGTTTCTTCGTTCCATTTTAAATTTTTATCTGGAACTTTCAGTCCTAAAAACTCTGCTTGAGGAACGGTAACATCTACAAATCTTTGGCGGAGTGAATCGTTACTTTCTCTTTTTACTCGGTAATTCATTGATTTTTGAGAATTAGGAGAAGCATCATCATTCGGACCGAACATCATCAAAGCTGGCCACCAAAATCTATCTAATGCATCTTGAGCCAATTGTTTCTGTTCTTTGGTCCCACGGCAAAGCGTCATCAGAATTTCGTAGCCTTGTCTTTGGTGAAAAGATTCTTCTTTACAAATTCTGAGCATAGCTCTGGAATAAGGACCGTAAGAATTTCCCATCAACATTACTTGATTCATAATGGCAGCACCGTCTACCAACCAGCCAATCGCTCCAATATCTGCCCAACTTAATGCTGGATAATTAAAAATACTAGAATATTTGGCTTTTCCAGAAAGCATATCATTATAAGTAGAATCTCTGTCTGCGGCTATTTCTCCGTTGTTCAGCGTTTCTGTAGCGGCATATAAGTACAAACCGTGACCTGCCTCGTCTTGAATTTTTGCCAAAAGTGCCATTTTTCTTCTCAAACTTGGCGCCCTGGTAATCCAATTGGCTTCTGGTAACATTCCGACTACTTCAGAATGAGCATGTTGCGAAATCTGTCTTACCAGAAGTTTTCTGTAATCTTCTGGCATCATATCTTTGGGTTCTACCTTATTTTCGGCTTGAACGTATTGTAAAAATTTTTCTGTATCCATATTTTGTAACGCAAAGGCGCAAAATAATTTTTAAAAATTTTAATGTTTGTAAGACGCAAATTTTGCCTTTGGCAAAAAATTATAGTTTTCCGTCGCTTAAATCGTCTTTTATATAAATCCCTACTTTAGAATTTACAAATTCTCCTGCAACGAAGTTTATTTTTTGGTCTCCGTTGGTAATTTCATACTCTTTGAAAAAGTAAACTTGCCCTTCATAAGGTCCTTTTACTTCTACTTTTTTGTTGACACAATGCCAATAATAATTCCAAATGTTTGTGCCATTTATTTTAAACTCTTCGTTTTCATCGATGGCTTTTGCGAATTTCCAATTGACCATTTTTTTAAATTTTTTAGAATGAATTATACATCATAGTTCAGCATAACAATATTGGTAGTAGGGTGACACTGACAAGTTAATACAAAACCTCTTGCGACTTCGTCTTCGGTAAGCGCAAAGTTTTTTTCCATAAAAACCTCACCTTCCATCACTTGAGCTTTGCAGGTGCAACAAACACCGCCTTTACATGCAAACGGAACTGGTAAGTTTTCTTTCAATGCTTTATCTAAAATACTTTCTTTTTTAGAATTGAGATGAATAGAATACTCATCATCATCTATAATCAGCGTTACAAAACTTTCTAAGTTGGGTATTTTCTTGAATTCCTCGCTCATTTCTGCATTATCTTCATCATCTGGAGCAGAGAAATATTCATATAAAACCTGCAATGCAGGAACTTTTCTTTCTTTTTTCAGAAAATCCGAAGTGGACTTAATCATTTCGGTTGGTCCACAAATGAAAAACGTAGAATCTTCTGGTTTTATTTCGAAATTTTTATCTAAAAGTTGGCCTAGCTTTTCAATAGTGATTCTTCCTTCAAAAAGAGCATCTTCTTGTGGCTCTCTACTCAAAATATACGTAACCTGAAATCTCTCTGGGAATTGCTCTTTCAAGGCATCTAATTCTTCTTTGAGTAAAATATTTTGAGAGTCTTTATTGCCAAAAAACAATAAAACTTTAGCATTTGGCTCTTGAAATAATGCTTCTTTGAGATTAGACAAAACTGGAGAAATACCGCTTCCTGCTGCTATTCCTACATAGTTTTTGTGATTAGACGCGTGATAATTCGTACAGAAGTTTCCCATAGGTTGTTGCACTTCTACCTCATCATTTTCTTTAAGATTTTGATTAAGATAGGTAGAAATAGTACCGTTTTCCATCTGTTTAACTAAAATGGAAAGCGTTTGAGAATTTTCTGAAGGAGCATCTATGATAGAATAGGAACGGCGAAACTCTTCTTCACCAAAATTAAACTTGAGGTTAAGATATTGCCCCTGTTTAAATTTAAATTTATCTTGTATTGTAGAAGGTATTTCGAAGGTAATTTTTACCGCTTCATTTGTAACCTTCTGAATTCTAGCTACTTTTAATGTATAAAAATGGTTCATATCAATTCATTTCTTCGGAAGTAACCCGAGGTCAACAAATATAATATTTTATGCGAAAAATAAAAGATAAATTTATTTTTTCCCAATAGCGCCATAAAGTAGCATACTTGAGAGAAAATGGTAGTGTTTTTTTAAATCAAAATTTTCTTCTGGAATATGCCTATACACATTATTTAAAACACTTAGGGCGAGCTTAGTAGTTAATTCTAATTCATCATCATCTTTTACTCCTAGAGAGGTTAAGTAATTTTTAATTATTTGACCAGAAAAATCTCTGTAAGAAATAATGATTTGAAAATATTTGTTTTGTTCTTTAAAATCTACTTTTAATCTATAAATATTGGTAAAAAAAACATCATAGGATTTTACATTATAGAACATAGCCTCTAAATGATTGGTTACCAATATCCTTATTTTATCTACATATGACAAACCTGGAGTATTAATCTCAGCGTTTTTCTGCATAAGTCTGTTACGTACATCTTCACAAATCCACTCCATTATTTCTTCTTTTGACTTAATGTGAGCATAAAGTGATGCAGCTTTTACATTCATCACTTCTGCAATATCTCTCATTGAGGTATCTGCATAACCTCTTTTGTGGAACAAATCAAGAGCTACATTAAGTATCTCCTGTTGCCTAGGGGTGAGATGTTTCATTTGCGTAGGCGTTTATACAAATATACAATATAAAACTTTTAAAAAAATACGCATTTCATCATAAAATAAATAATTTTTAAAACTATTGATTATTAAACATCAAAACATACTTCAGAAATTCTTTCAATTTCCAATATTAGAAAAATTTCGAAATCAGAAATTTTGTCTCTAATTTTTTTGAAAATTATAGAAATCAGGAAATTTTGACTTGAAAAATACTTTAGAATACATTTTGAAGCATACCAATCAAAACCATTAATATGAACTTAAACCAATATACCACAAAATCACAAGAAGCCATTCAAAAAGCACAACAAATTGCGCTGGATTTTGGCCATCAAAGCATTGAACCACAACATTTATTAGAAGGTATTCTTCAAGTAGATGAAAATATTTCTGCTTTCTTAATGAAAAAATCAGAAGCAGACCTTAATCTTATAAGAGAAAAAAACCGTGAAGCTTTAGAAAAACTTCCAAAAGTAGAAGGTGGAAACATTTATCTTTCTCAATCAGCAAATAAAATTCTATTAGACGCTCCAAATATTGCCAAAAAAATGGGCGATGAATACGTAACCATTGAGCATCTTTGGCTTTCACTTTTAGATGTAAATTCTGAAGTTTCTAAAATTTTGAAAGATTCTGGAGTGACTAAAAACTCATTAGAAACCGCTATCAAAGAATTGAGAAAAGGAAGCAAAGCAACTTCGGCAAGTTCAGAAGAAACCTATCAAAGTTTAAATAAATATGCTAAAAATTTCAACGAGCTCGCCGCAGAAGGAAAACTAGACCCTGTAATTGGTAGAGACGAAGAAATAAGAAGAGTTTTACAAATTTTATCAAGAAGAAACAAAAACAACCCAATTCTGATTGGTGAACCAGGTGTAGGTAAAACCGCTATTGCAGAAGGAATTGCTCACAGAATCATTAGTGGTGATGTTCCTGAAAACCTAATGGATAAAACCATTTATTCACTAGATATGGGCGCATTAATTGCTGGTGCAAAATACAAAGGTGAATTCGAGGAGCGTTTGAAATCTGTAGTGAATGAAGTCATCAAAAGTGATGGACAAATCATTCTCTTCATCGATGAAATTCACACTTTAGTAGGAGCTGGTGGTGGAGAAGGCGCAATGGATGCTGCTAATATTTTAAAACCCGCACTAGCAAGAGGAGAACTCAGAGCAGTGGGCGCAACTACTTTAAACGAATATCAAAAATATTTTGAAAAAGATAAAGCTTTAGAAAGACGTTTCCAAAAAGTAATGGTAGAAGAACCAGACACAGAATCTGCGATTTCTATCTTGAGAGGAATTAAAGATAAGTACGAAGCGCATCATAAAGTAAGAATAAAAGACGAAGCCATTATTGCTGCTGTAGAAATGTCTCAAAGATATATTTCAGACAGATTTTTACCAGATAAAGCCATCGATTTAATAGATGAAGCTTCAGCAAAACTGAGAATGGAAATCAATTCTAAACCTGAAGAATTAGATGTTCTTGACAGAAAATTAATGCAGTTAGAAATAGAACTCGCAGCAATTTCTAGAGAGAAAAATGAATTGAAAATCAATCATCTGAAAGAAGATATTGCAAAAATTCAGGAACAAAGAAACGAAATTCATGCAAAATGGCTTGGCGAAAAACAAAAATCAGAAGATTTAACCGCCATTAAAAAAGAAATAGAATCTCTGAAATTAGAAGCAGAAAGAGCTTCCAGAGTTGGTGATTACGCAAAAGTTGCCGAAATACAATACGGTAAACTCAGAGAAAAAGAGGAAGATTTGAAAAAATTAGAACTCGAAATGCAAAATCATCAGAATGAACTTATCAAAGAAGAGGTAACCGCCGAAAACATTTCAGAAGTCATTGCAAAATGGACTGGGATCCCAGTTACCAAATTACTTCAATCTGAAAGAGAAAAATTACTAAATCTAGAAACCGAACTCCACCACAGAGTAGTAGGTCAAGAAGAAGCTACCACTGCAGTTGCAGATGCCATTAGAAGAAATAGAGCAGGATTAAATGACGAGAAAAAACCTATCGGAAGTTTCCTATTCCTTGGAACCACTGGCGTTGGTAAAACAGAATTGGCAAAAGCTTTGGCAGAATTCCTATTCGACGATGAGAACAACATGACCAGAATAGACATGAGTGAATATCAAGAAAGACACTCAGTTTCTAGATTAGTTGGTGCGCCTCCAGGTTATGTAGGTTATGACGAAGGTGGGCAATTAACCGAAGCCGTAAGAAGAAGACCGTATTCTGTGGTGCTTTTGGACGAAATAGAAAAAGCGCATCCAGATGTTTTCAATACGCTTTTACAAGTTTTAGACGATGGAAGATTAACCGATAATAAAGGACGAGTGGTGAATTTTAAAAATTCTATCATTATTATGACTTCCAACCTTGGTTCGCATATTATTCAGGAACGTTTTGACGCTGCACAGCGCGACAAAGATGACAATATCGATTTTGAAACTTTAGAAGCAACCAAAGAAGAAGTTTTCGGACTATTGAAACAATCTCTTCGTCCTGAATTTTTAAACAGAATAGATGAAGTGGTGCTTTTCCAACCGTTAAGCAAATCAGAAATTGGTAAAATCGTAAATTTCCAATTAAGAGGATTTAATCAAATGCTAGAAAAGAGAAACATCATCTTAACTGCAACCGAAGATGCTTTAAAATATCTAACGAACAAAGGTTATGACCCAGTTTTTGGAGCTAGACCACTGAAGAGAGTTCTTCAACAAGAAGTGCTCAACAGATTGTCTAAAGAAATTCTAGCCGGGAAAATAAATGATGGCGACAGAATTACTCTAGATTATTTCGAAGAGAGCGGGCTGGTTTTTCGACCAGTTGAAATATAACATTCATATTTTTCATATATAACTAACCATTTAAGTTTTTCATAGGAGATCCGTCTGGAATTTTTTCAGGCGGATTTTTCTTTTTTAAAACATTACAAAAATTTTATCTAAAAAATAAATCTTCTGGAATTTTTCCTATCAACATTCCAAAAATAGCTTTGAAAGACAGTCATTTAAATTACATAATTCGTAAAGATTTAAGTTATTTTAACACTCAAAACACAATTATAAAATGATTATAATGAATAAAAATTAAGGATTTTTGAAAAAAAATTTCAAAAAAATATTGTACAATAATTTTCAACTCTATATATTCGCAATTGTGAATTAAACATTTTATTTAAAAATTAATTTTATATGAAGAAATTATTATTCGGAGTTATGGCGCTAGGAATGTTAGCTGCATGTAACACAACTGAGGAAACTGCTAGCTTATCAGAAAGCACAGCTAGAACTGCAACTGCCTCTAGAAAGGCTTGTCCTTCTGAAGAAATCAGAGCAAACTTATTAAAAAGTGATGCTGGCGCAAGAGCTAGATACGCTGCCCTAGAAGCGAAAACTGAAAAATTCATCCAAGCTAAGAAATTAGGAAGAGTATTAGCTGATGGAACTGTAGAAATCCCTGTGGTTGTAAATTTACTTTACAGAACTACTGCAGAAAATTTATCAGACGCTAGAATCGCAGAACAAATTAACGTTCTTAACAAAGATTTTGGAGCAACAAACTCAGACGTTAGTAAAATTCCAGCAGAATTTACTTCAGTAGCTGCAGGTGATACTAAAGTAAGATTCAGACTAGTGAAAACTGTTAGAAAATCTACTAAGACAAGATCATGGAGAACTAATGACGCAATGAAAAAAACTTCATCTGGAGGAATTGACGCTACAGATCCAACACAATATTTCAACATTTGGGTTGTAGGTGATATGGGAAGCATCTTAGGATATGCTACTTTCCCAGAATCTGCTGGTCTATGGAATGATGGTGTTGTATTAGCTGCTCCATACACAGGTGTAACTGGTGCAACCGCTCCTTATAACCTAGGTAGAACTGCAACTCACGAAGTAGGTCACTATTTAAACCTTCGTCATATCTGGGGAGATGCAACTTGTGGAAACGATTTCGTAGCTGACACTCCTACTCAAACTGGTTCTAATGGTGGATCACCAAGCTATCCTTTATACAATACATGTGGTGGTGTACAAAGATCTGTTATGTTCATGAACTATATGGATTATGTATATGACTCTGCTATGTATATGTTCTCTGCAGGCCAAAGAGACAGAATGCAAGCTGTAGTAGCT contains the following coding sequences:
- a CDS encoding 2Fe-2S iron-sulfur cluster-binding protein, which gives rise to MNHFYTLKVARIQKVTNEAVKITFEIPSTIQDKFKFKQGQYLNLKFNFGEEEFRRSYSIIDAPSENSQTLSILVKQMENGTISTYLNQNLKENDEVEVQQPMGNFCTNYHASNHKNYVGIAAGSGISPVLSNLKEALFQEPNAKVLLFFGNKDSQNILLKEELDALKEQFPERFQVTYILSREPQEDALFEGRITIEKLGQLLDKNFEIKPEDSTFFICGPTEMIKSTSDFLKKERKVPALQVLYEYFSAPDDEDNAEMSEEFKKIPNLESFVTLIIDDDEYSIHLNSKKESILDKALKENLPVPFACKGGVCCTCKAQVMEGEVFMEKNFALTEDEVARGFVLTCQCHPTTNIVMLNYDV
- the paaA gene encoding 1,2-phenylacetyl-CoA epoxidase subunit PaaA — protein: MDTEKFLQYVQAENKVEPKDMMPEDYRKLLVRQISQHAHSEVVGMLPEANWITRAPSLRRKMALLAKIQDEAGHGLYLYAATETLNNGEIAADRDSTYNDMLSGKAKYSSIFNYPALSWADIGAIGWLVDGAAIMNQVMLMGNSYGPYSRAMLRICKEESFHQRQGYEILMTLCRGTKEQKQLAQDALDRFWWPALMMFGPNDDASPNSQKSMNYRVKRESNDSLRQRFVDVTVPQAEFLGLKVPDKNLKWNEETQHYDFGDLPWDEFNEILKGNGPCNKKRLETKRKAQAENAWVKEAAITYAAKVSENSTQTQP
- a CDS encoding TetR/AcrR family transcriptional regulator; this encodes MKHLTPRQQEILNVALDLFHKRGYADTSMRDIAEVMNVKAASLYAHIKSKEEIMEWICEDVRNRLMQKNAEINTPGLSYVDKIRILVTNHLEAMFYNVKSYDVFFTNIYRLKVDFKEQNKYFQIIISYRDFSGQIIKNYLTSLGVKDDDELELTTKLALSVLNNVYRHIPEENFDLKKHYHFLSSMLLYGAIGKK
- the clpB gene encoding ATP-dependent chaperone ClpB — translated: MNLNQYTTKSQEAIQKAQQIALDFGHQSIEPQHLLEGILQVDENISAFLMKKSEADLNLIREKNREALEKLPKVEGGNIYLSQSANKILLDAPNIAKKMGDEYVTIEHLWLSLLDVNSEVSKILKDSGVTKNSLETAIKELRKGSKATSASSEETYQSLNKYAKNFNELAAEGKLDPVIGRDEEIRRVLQILSRRNKNNPILIGEPGVGKTAIAEGIAHRIISGDVPENLMDKTIYSLDMGALIAGAKYKGEFEERLKSVVNEVIKSDGQIILFIDEIHTLVGAGGGEGAMDAANILKPALARGELRAVGATTLNEYQKYFEKDKALERRFQKVMVEEPDTESAISILRGIKDKYEAHHKVRIKDEAIIAAVEMSQRYISDRFLPDKAIDLIDEASAKLRMEINSKPEELDVLDRKLMQLEIELAAISREKNELKINHLKEDIAKIQEQRNEIHAKWLGEKQKSEDLTAIKKEIESLKLEAERASRVGDYAKVAEIQYGKLREKEEDLKKLELEMQNHQNELIKEEVTAENISEVIAKWTGIPVTKLLQSEREKLLNLETELHHRVVGQEEATTAVADAIRRNRAGLNDEKKPIGSFLFLGTTGVGKTELAKALAEFLFDDENNMTRIDMSEYQERHSVSRLVGAPPGYVGYDEGGQLTEAVRRRPYSVVLLDEIEKAHPDVFNTLLQVLDDGRLTDNKGRVVNFKNSIIIMTSNLGSHIIQERFDAAQRDKDDNIDFETLEATKEEVFGLLKQSLRPEFLNRIDEVVLFQPLSKSEIGKIVNFQLRGFNQMLEKRNIILTATEDALKYLTNKGYDPVFGARPLKRVLQQEVLNRLSKEILAGKINDGDRITLDYFEESGLVFRPVEI
- a CDS encoding zinc metalloprotease, with translation MKKLLFGVMALGMLAACNTTEETASLSESTARTATASRKACPSEEIRANLLKSDAGARARYAALEAKTEKFIQAKKLGRVLADGTVEIPVVVNLLYRTTAENLSDARIAEQINVLNKDFGATNSDVSKIPAEFTSVAAGDTKVRFRLVKTVRKSTKTRSWRTNDAMKKTSSGGIDATDPTQYFNIWVVGDMGSILGYATFPESAGLWNDGVVLAAPYTGVTGATAPYNLGRTATHEVGHYLNLRHIWGDATCGNDFVADTPTQTGSNGGSPSYPLYNTCGGVQRSVMFMNYMDYVYDSAMYMFSAGQRDRMQAVVAAGGVRAGLRNL
- the paaB gene encoding 1,2-phenylacetyl-CoA epoxidase subunit PaaB, which gives rise to MSNLDMWEVFIQTKPGLSHKHAGTVQAPTAELALQNARDVYTRRGEGTSIWVVPSKYVVTSEGIDKEAFFDPADDKLYRHPTFYQIPNDVKNM